The following coding sequences lie in one Arachis ipaensis cultivar K30076 chromosome B03, Araip1.1, whole genome shotgun sequence genomic window:
- the LOC107629853 gene encoding uncharacterized protein LOC107629853 isoform X2, translating into MVGSDLDTNKVDGCVTTDVQHSCLRHMIDSIMSETSSSFAATFIQGSLQEGGERRNTDLEMSLAHEPMGTRESAVQNSCAASAMEWSIQLEKGLRSSKPGAPAQAILQLGRHLEHWSRELESDESSIAPNVISGVVPGEVRLFANAILLRLAGAFKGGDKEIKVSVVKAFSNERRHRNGQKHRECKGLLSKERVANHLELLNQVRYVFQNGDSESKELALILLGCWAEFAHDNAQIRYLILSSLVSPDPHVAKAACFAAGCFSEISDDFASITLHIVYNMMSLSTVSLPVKLAAAQVVPKLRSTFENIYKAYQAGVRFLSSILDEDVLVAVLSSLTELSSLCSPLAEIQVNFLISFLKRETTLRVQEAILRCLQFLFQKGLCQYPAEHLSSITQQYNHNFTFN; encoded by the exons ATGGTTGGGAGTGACCTAGACACCAACAAAGTGGATGGTTGTGTGACTACTGATGTCCAACATAGCTGCTTACGGCATATGATTG ATTCCATTATGAGCGAAACATCATCATCTTTTGCAGCAACTTTCATACAAGGCTCACTCCAGGAAGGAGGAGAAAGGAGGAACACCGATCTGGAAATGAGCCTCGCTCATGAACCCATGG GCACAAGAGAATCTGCTGTTCAAAATAGCTGTGCTGCTTCGGCCATGGAATGGAGCATCCAACTTGAGAAGGGACTCCGTTCTAGTAAGCCAG GCGCACCGGCTCAAGCCATATTGCAGCTAGGTCGTCACCTTGAGCATTGGAGCAGAGAGCTTGAATCAGACGAATCTAGCATTGCTCCCAATGTTATATCTGGCGTAGTGCCAGGTGAAGTTAGGCTATTTGCCAATGCCATCCTCTTGCGCCTTGCTGGAGCCTTTAAGGGAGGTGACAAGGAAATCAAGGTTTCTGTTGTCAAGGCTTTTTCGAATGAACGAAGGCATCGAAATGGTCAGAAGCACAGGGAGTGTAAGGGATTGCTGTCAAAGGAAAGAGTAGCTAATCACTTGGAGTTGTTGAATCAAGTGAGATATGTTTTTCAGAATGGAGACTCAGAGTCCAAGGAACTTGCTTTAATTCTTTTGGGTTGCTGGGCTGAATTCGCCCATGACAATGCTCAAATACGATACTTGATACTTTCCAGCCTTGTGTCTCCTGATCCTCATGTG GCAAAAGCAGCATGTTTTGCTGCTGGATGCTTTTCTGAGATATCAGATGATTTTGCTTCAATTACACTGCACATAGTGTACAATATGATGAGTTTATCTACGGTGTCTCTGCCAGTGAAGTTGGCTGCAGCACAAGTTGTTCCAAAACTGAGGTCTACATTTGAAAATATATACAAAGCGTACCAG GCAGGTGTACGGTTCCTATCAAGTATTTTAGATGaagatgttttggtagctgtgcTATCCTCACTTACCGAACTGTCTTCCCTTTGTTCACCACTTGCTGAAATTCAG GTGAACTTTCTTATTTCATTTCTGAAGCGGGAAACGACTTTACGTGTGCAAGAAGCGATCTTAAGATGCCTCCAATTTCTATTCCAGAAAGGACTGTGCCAATATCCAGCTGAACATTTATCTTCAATTACACAGCAGTATAACCATAACTTCACCTTCAACTAG
- the LOC107629853 gene encoding uncharacterized protein LOC107629853 isoform X1, protein MVGSDLDTNKVDGCVTTDVQHSCLRHMIDSIMSETSSSFAATFIQGSLQEGGERRNTDLEMSLAHEPMVSGTRESAVQNSCAASAMEWSIQLEKGLRSSKPGAPAQAILQLGRHLEHWSRELESDESSIAPNVISGVVPGEVRLFANAILLRLAGAFKGGDKEIKVSVVKAFSNERRHRNGQKHRECKGLLSKERVANHLELLNQVRYVFQNGDSESKELALILLGCWAEFAHDNAQIRYLILSSLVSPDPHVAKAACFAAGCFSEISDDFASITLHIVYNMMSLSTVSLPVKLAAAQVVPKLRSTFENIYKAYQAGVRFLSSILDEDVLVAVLSSLTELSSLCSPLAEIQVNFLISFLKRETTLRVQEAILRCLQFLFQKGLCQYPAEHLSSITQQYNHNFTFN, encoded by the exons ATGGTTGGGAGTGACCTAGACACCAACAAAGTGGATGGTTGTGTGACTACTGATGTCCAACATAGCTGCTTACGGCATATGATTG ATTCCATTATGAGCGAAACATCATCATCTTTTGCAGCAACTTTCATACAAGGCTCACTCCAGGAAGGAGGAGAAAGGAGGAACACCGATCTGGAAATGAGCCTCGCTCATGAACCCATGG TATCAGGCACAAGAGAATCTGCTGTTCAAAATAGCTGTGCTGCTTCGGCCATGGAATGGAGCATCCAACTTGAGAAGGGACTCCGTTCTAGTAAGCCAG GCGCACCGGCTCAAGCCATATTGCAGCTAGGTCGTCACCTTGAGCATTGGAGCAGAGAGCTTGAATCAGACGAATCTAGCATTGCTCCCAATGTTATATCTGGCGTAGTGCCAGGTGAAGTTAGGCTATTTGCCAATGCCATCCTCTTGCGCCTTGCTGGAGCCTTTAAGGGAGGTGACAAGGAAATCAAGGTTTCTGTTGTCAAGGCTTTTTCGAATGAACGAAGGCATCGAAATGGTCAGAAGCACAGGGAGTGTAAGGGATTGCTGTCAAAGGAAAGAGTAGCTAATCACTTGGAGTTGTTGAATCAAGTGAGATATGTTTTTCAGAATGGAGACTCAGAGTCCAAGGAACTTGCTTTAATTCTTTTGGGTTGCTGGGCTGAATTCGCCCATGACAATGCTCAAATACGATACTTGATACTTTCCAGCCTTGTGTCTCCTGATCCTCATGTG GCAAAAGCAGCATGTTTTGCTGCTGGATGCTTTTCTGAGATATCAGATGATTTTGCTTCAATTACACTGCACATAGTGTACAATATGATGAGTTTATCTACGGTGTCTCTGCCAGTGAAGTTGGCTGCAGCACAAGTTGTTCCAAAACTGAGGTCTACATTTGAAAATATATACAAAGCGTACCAG GCAGGTGTACGGTTCCTATCAAGTATTTTAGATGaagatgttttggtagctgtgcTATCCTCACTTACCGAACTGTCTTCCCTTTGTTCACCACTTGCTGAAATTCAG GTGAACTTTCTTATTTCATTTCTGAAGCGGGAAACGACTTTACGTGTGCAAGAAGCGATCTTAAGATGCCTCCAATTTCTATTCCAGAAAGGACTGTGCCAATATCCAGCTGAACATTTATCTTCAATTACACAGCAGTATAACCATAACTTCACCTTCAACTAG